CTCGGGATGGATCTACACTTTCTCGGGAAGCATATTTTTTGGAGTTTGCAAGTGAGGTTGCAAAAACAGCAACTGTTCCCATTTTGGTTACAGGTGGAATTCGACGAAAACCAATTGCAGAATCAGTTTTAGAATCGGGAGTTCCTCTTGTTGGTATTGCTACTGCTCTTGCCCTCAATCCCAATCTTCCCAATGATTGGAAAGAGGAGAAACAAGAAATCCCAGTTTTGCCAGAACCAAACTGGAAATCGAAAACCTTAAAAGGTTTGGCCAATATGGCTATGGTTCGTTACCAATTGAATCGTTTGTCGCAAAATAAACGTCCTACAGTAAAGGTATCACCTATTTTGCGACTCTTATTGGATCAAATTCGTTTGTCAAGATTGACCAAACGATACCAAAGTTGGATGAGAAAAAATTCTTAATGACGATTGAGTCGAATTTTATCATCTAACAGCAACTTGCTGGTTCAATTACGTTTTCTGTAGTTTCTTTCGGTGTACAACAAGAAGTATTTGTTTTCTCTAATTTTGGAAAAGTAACGATATCTTTTGGTAATCCGCAACTAATGTTAGCTTTGCATTCTGTTTTTCCATCTTTTAGTTGGATGAGTAAGGATCGATCTTTTGGTTGCATCTCAGATACAAAATACTGTCGCATTGCCGTTTCTTCGTTACCAAATTCAATTCTTAATGTAGCATCTTCTGGAATCACCATTGAAGTTGTTACTTTTTTTAGAATGGAGCTTACTTTAGCAAGTGTCATCGAATCGGTATCTTTTTCTACTTTTGGTTCTAATACTTGTAAAATGATCTCCGTCCAAGAATCAGACTTTCCACCACAATCCACCGATTGGATGTTTGCCAGTTTGAATTCGGTAATATGGTAATTAGGAAATATAGTTTGGTTTTTTCCATATTCAAATTCTAAGTGAAGTTCTGGATATAAATCTAAATTAGTTTTAAAATCTTTCCATGTAAGCGTTTTCATTTTTTAGTTTCTCCTATAATTCTTCGTT
This genomic interval from Leptospira perdikensis contains the following:
- a CDS encoding DUF6428 family protein; this encodes MKTLTWKDFKTNLDLYPELHLEFEYGKNQTIFPNYHITEFKLANIQSVDCGGKSDSWTEIILQVLEPKVEKDTDSMTLAKVSSILKKVTTSMVIPEDATLRIEFGNEETAMRQYFVSEMQPKDRSLLIQLKDGKTECKANISCGLPKDIVTFPKLEKTNTSCCTPKETTENVIEPASCC